One window of the Pseudofrankia sp. DC12 genome contains the following:
- a CDS encoding AAA family ATPase codes for MARVLAVANQKGGVAKTTSVSSLGAALTELGQRVLLVDLDPQACLTFSLGLDPDALELSVHDVLLGRLSAGLVLLRTADGSDLLPATIELAGCEAVLLSRTGREHVLRLALAEIIDDYDFVLVDCPPSLGVLTINGLTAADEVVIPLQCETLSHRGVGQLLDTVHDVRRLTNPRLRVRGVLPTLFDGRTAHSRAVLADVAARYQIRVLEPPVARSVRFAEAPGIGRSILTTAGRSKGAHAYREHARAIAGLGPVPLSGPGAPALLAARRSRVRLIGEEDLDEPSRTGERLVVADLDDVPLDDVGLDDVGLDSVAFDGVDLGGGLVDDGLADDGLAGNRGGGAVVGTGSAKAIRQVRAALSRSGR; via the coding sequence GTGGCCCGGGTTCTCGCTGTCGCGAATCAGAAAGGTGGCGTCGCCAAGACGACCTCCGTGTCGAGTCTCGGCGCCGCCCTGACCGAGCTCGGCCAGCGGGTGCTGCTGGTCGACCTGGACCCGCAGGCCTGCCTGACGTTCTCGCTCGGTCTCGATCCGGACGCGCTGGAGCTGTCCGTGCATGACGTGCTGCTCGGGCGGCTGTCCGCCGGGCTCGTCCTGCTACGCACGGCCGACGGGTCCGACCTGCTGCCGGCGACGATCGAGCTGGCCGGCTGTGAGGCGGTGCTGCTGTCGCGGACCGGCCGGGAGCACGTGCTGCGGCTCGCGTTGGCGGAGATCATCGATGACTACGACTTCGTCCTGGTGGACTGCCCGCCGTCACTCGGCGTGCTCACCATCAACGGCCTGACGGCCGCCGACGAGGTCGTCATCCCGCTGCAGTGTGAGACGCTGTCGCATCGGGGCGTCGGCCAGCTCCTGGACACCGTGCACGACGTCCGCCGGCTGACCAATCCCCGGCTGCGGGTGCGCGGGGTGCTGCCGACCCTGTTCGACGGGCGGACGGCGCACAGCCGCGCGGTCCTGGCCGACGTGGCCGCCCGCTACCAGATCCGGGTGCTGGAGCCGCCGGTAGCCCGCTCCGTGCGGTTCGCTGAGGCTCCGGGCATCGGCCGCTCGATCCTGACGACCGCCGGCCGTTCGAAGGGCGCGCACGCCTACCGGGAGCATGCCCGCGCGATCGCGGGTCTCGGCCCGGTGCCACTGTCCGGGCCCGGCGCGCCCGCGCTGCTGGCGGCCCGGCGGTCCCGGGTGCGGCTGATAGGCGAGGAGGATCTCGATGAGCCGAGCCGCACGGGCGAGCGTCTCGTCGTGGCCGACCTTGATGACGTCCCGCTTGACGACGTCGGCCTCGACGATGTCGGCCTCGACAGCGTCGCGTTCGACGGCGTTGACCTGGGTGGCGGCCTGGTCGACGACGGCCTCGCGGACGACGGGCTGGCGGGCAACCGTGGCGGTGGCGCCGTGGTCGGCACCGGATCGGCGAAGGCGATCCGTCAGGTCCGGGCCGCGCTCTCGCGTTCCGGCCGATGA
- a CDS encoding right-handed parallel beta-helix repeat-containing protein: MGGPPRSRLRGRLVLALSGVALTTAMLPAAGAGASTPAHHSGVLRGGTTNLNNTRAYPNTPIIPGPVKIPAGGVPIPAGAAIQPYIDSSPAGTQFNLAAGTYKGSGVLLPKAGDKFYGVKAGPGGTLLSGIGIHRPNGSATNVEIHNISVTGYSDGGKNGAIDSNIHESDAAAGWKITNSEIYGNYLGASVGPNSLVENNTFHDNSCKGAAGGMTGTIWRYNQFIHNNLPGVSDPSGDCAGVKVTVETNNQFIGNLISDSGHPAGGWMDVSCHGNTFTDNISYNNDGSGFTDETGYNNTFTNNIAAGNGLDTPDPWRRTGIVFQSAAGDTATGNYAWRNNGPGITIFEQDRHDAQGQARNSNNTVQGNYLDVAPSVIKVNIDAPQHVGTNTLSRGNGIQVPQILAGPQM; encoded by the coding sequence TTGGGCGGCCCGCCGCGGTCACGGCTGCGGGGACGGCTGGTGCTCGCGCTGTCCGGCGTCGCGCTGACCACGGCGATGCTTCCGGCCGCCGGTGCCGGCGCCAGCACACCGGCGCACCACTCGGGGGTGCTGCGCGGCGGCACGACGAACCTGAACAACACCCGTGCCTACCCGAACACACCGATCATTCCGGGCCCGGTGAAGATTCCGGCCGGCGGCGTGCCCATCCCGGCGGGCGCCGCCATCCAGCCCTATATCGACAGCAGCCCGGCCGGGACGCAGTTCAACCTGGCCGCCGGCACCTACAAGGGCTCCGGCGTACTGCTGCCCAAGGCCGGGGACAAGTTCTACGGCGTCAAGGCGGGTCCCGGGGGGACGCTGCTGTCCGGCATCGGCATCCACCGGCCGAACGGCAGCGCGACCAACGTCGAGATCCACAACATCTCGGTCACCGGCTACTCCGACGGCGGGAAGAACGGCGCGATCGACTCGAACATCCATGAGTCCGACGCCGCCGCGGGCTGGAAGATCACCAACTCGGAGATCTACGGCAACTATCTCGGCGCCTCGGTGGGGCCGAACTCGCTGGTCGAGAACAACACCTTCCACGACAACTCCTGCAAGGGCGCCGCCGGCGGCATGACCGGCACCATCTGGCGCTACAACCAGTTCATCCACAACAACCTGCCGGGGGTGAGTGACCCGAGCGGCGACTGTGCCGGTGTCAAGGTGACCGTCGAGACGAACAACCAGTTCATCGGGAACCTGATCTCGGACAGCGGCCATCCGGCCGGAGGCTGGATGGACGTCTCGTGCCACGGCAACACCTTCACCGACAACATCTCGTACAACAACGACGGCTCCGGCTTCACCGACGAGACCGGTTACAACAACACGTTCACCAACAACATCGCCGCCGGTAACGGACTCGACACGCCCGACCCCTGGCGGCGCACCGGCATCGTCTTCCAGTCCGCGGCCGGCGACACTGCCACCGGAAACTACGCGTGGCGGAACAACGGCCCCGGCATCACCATCTTCGAGCAGGACCGCCATGACGCCCAGGGCCAGGCTCGCAACTCCAACAACACCGTCCAGGGCAACTATCTCGACGTCGCGCCGTCCGTCATCAAGGTGAACATCGACGCCCCGCAGCACGTCGGGACCAACACGCTCAGCCGCGGTAACGGTATTCAGGTCCCGCAGATCCTCGCCGGGCCCCAGATGTGA
- a CDS encoding aminotransferase class I/II-fold pyridoxal phosphate-dependent enzyme, whose translation MLPSRPGSTPGAGQVPGAARLSAKASTFTESVIRDMTRLAAAHGAVNLAQGFPDFSCPAELKDAAKAAIDADVNQYAITWGAPAFRAAITAKVARAYPGWTVDPDTEICVTCGATEAMIATMLGLVDPGEEVIFFEPFYENYGPDAILSGATPRLVKLRAPDWSFDEAELRAAFTDRTRAIVVNTPHNPTGKMFSRAELDLIAELCQRYDALVVTDEIYEHIQYLGPGGHIPPATVPGLEDRTITVNALSKTYAVTGWRVGWTIAPAVLTEGIRKTHDFLTVGAAAPLQAAGVAAMGLPEQYYADLAAAYQVRRDLLCGTLADVGFGVSRPDGAYYVMCDTRALDPAGDDVAFARHLVADVGVACVPGSSFFADPADGRHIIRFAFPKREETLREAAARLGKLS comes from the coding sequence ATGCTGCCCTCGCGGCCCGGCTCCACGCCCGGGGCCGGTCAGGTTCCCGGCGCCGCCCGGTTGTCGGCCAAGGCGTCGACGTTCACCGAGTCGGTCATCCGGGACATGACCCGGCTGGCGGCCGCGCACGGCGCCGTCAACCTGGCTCAGGGCTTCCCGGACTTCTCCTGCCCGGCCGAGCTCAAGGACGCCGCCAAGGCCGCGATCGACGCGGACGTGAACCAGTACGCGATCACCTGGGGCGCTCCGGCGTTCCGCGCGGCCATCACGGCGAAGGTGGCCCGCGCCTACCCGGGCTGGACGGTCGACCCGGACACCGAGATCTGCGTGACCTGCGGCGCCACCGAAGCCATGATCGCGACCATGCTCGGCCTGGTCGACCCGGGCGAGGAGGTGATCTTCTTCGAGCCGTTCTACGAGAACTACGGCCCGGACGCGATCCTCTCCGGCGCGACGCCCCGGCTGGTGAAGCTGCGCGCTCCCGACTGGAGCTTCGACGAGGCCGAGCTGCGCGCCGCCTTCACCGACCGGACCCGCGCGATCGTGGTCAACACCCCGCACAACCCGACCGGCAAGATGTTCAGCCGCGCCGAGCTCGACCTCATCGCCGAGCTCTGCCAGCGGTACGACGCCCTCGTCGTCACCGACGAGATCTACGAGCACATCCAGTACCTCGGCCCCGGCGGGCACATCCCGCCGGCCACGGTCCCCGGCCTGGAAGACCGCACGATCACCGTCAACGCGCTGTCCAAGACCTACGCCGTCACCGGCTGGCGGGTCGGCTGGACGATCGCACCGGCGGTGCTGACGGAAGGCATCCGCAAGACGCACGACTTCCTGACGGTCGGTGCCGCGGCACCGCTCCAGGCAGCCGGCGTCGCCGCGATGGGCCTGCCGGAGCAGTACTACGCCGACCTCGCCGCGGCCTACCAGGTGCGCCGGGACCTGCTCTGCGGGACGCTCGCCGACGTCGGCTTCGGGGTCAGCCGGCCTGACGGCGCCTACTACGTCATGTGCGACACCCGGGCGCTCGACCCGGCCGGCGACGACGTCGCCTTCGCCCGCCACCTGGTCGCCGACGTCGGCGTCGCCTGCGTCCCGGGCTCCTCGTTCTTCGCCGACCCGGCCGACGGCCGGCACATCATCCGCTTCGCCTTCCCCAAGCGCGAGGAGACCCTGCGAGAGGCCGCCGCCCGGCTGGGCAAGCTGTCCTGA
- a CDS encoding PD-(D/E)XK nuclease family protein, with amino-acid sequence MAQLVLDEMPRRLFSCTPTRLASFEDCPRRYRMTYLDRPAPPKGPPWAHTSLGTSAHNALRLWWDEPAQRRTPERAAALVRSCWVAEGWRDGEQSADARERVAAMCERYTGGLDPAGEPRAVERQVATRTDLLALHGRVDRLDERDGELVVVDYKTGRRAPQDDDARTSSALALYAFAAERMLRQRCRRVELHHLPTGRVVEAEHTDESLARHIRRAESIATDAVAATERLAAGQPADVAFPPRPGPLCSWCDFRRHCPEGRSAGPELAPWAGVEYLSEQEPAASQGT; translated from the coding sequence ATGGCGCAGCTCGTTCTCGACGAGATGCCACGCCGGCTGTTCAGCTGTACCCCGACCCGGCTGGCCTCGTTCGAGGACTGCCCGCGCCGTTACCGGATGACCTACCTCGACCGGCCGGCGCCGCCGAAGGGCCCGCCCTGGGCGCACACCTCGCTCGGGACCAGCGCGCACAACGCGCTGCGGCTCTGGTGGGACGAGCCCGCACAGCGCCGCACGCCGGAGCGCGCCGCGGCGCTGGTGCGCTCCTGCTGGGTCGCGGAGGGCTGGCGGGACGGCGAGCAGTCCGCCGACGCCCGCGAACGGGTCGCCGCGATGTGCGAGCGCTACACCGGCGGTCTCGACCCGGCCGGCGAGCCGCGGGCGGTCGAGCGCCAGGTGGCGACCCGTACCGACCTGCTGGCGCTGCACGGCCGGGTCGACCGGCTGGACGAGCGGGACGGTGAGCTGGTCGTCGTCGACTACAAGACCGGCCGGCGCGCGCCGCAGGACGACGACGCCCGCACGTCGTCGGCGCTGGCGCTCTACGCGTTCGCGGCCGAGCGGATGTTGCGGCAGCGCTGCCGGCGAGTCGAGCTGCACCATCTGCCGACCGGCCGGGTGGTCGAGGCCGAGCACACCGACGAGAGCCTGGCTCGCCACATCCGCCGGGCCGAGTCGATCGCGACCGACGCCGTCGCGGCGACCGAGCGGCTGGCCGCGGGGCAGCCGGCCGACGTCGCGTTCCCGCCGCGCCCCGGCCCGCTCTGCTCCTGGTGCGACTTCCGCCGCCACTGCCCGGAGGGCCGGTCGGCCGGTCCCGAACTCGCTCCGTGGGCCGGCGTCGAGTACCTGTCCGAGCAGGAGCCGGCGGCGAGCCAGGGGACATGA
- a CDS encoding chorismate mutase, translating to MDAGLDDAVTDGSPAPVAPTIASIDEGRRLIDGIDVQLRDLVAVRRDISRQIQTQRTTDGGPRVQHSRENEIIAAWADELGPRGVEIALAVLTLCRGSLT from the coding sequence ATGGACGCAGGCCTCGACGACGCCGTCACGGACGGGTCACCGGCACCGGTCGCGCCGACGATCGCCTCGATCGACGAGGGCCGGCGCCTGATCGACGGCATCGATGTCCAGCTGCGCGACCTTGTCGCGGTCCGCCGGGACATCTCCCGGCAGATCCAGACCCAGCGGACCACTGACGGCGGCCCGCGCGTCCAGCACTCCAGGGAAAACGAGATCATCGCCGCCTGGGCGGACGAGCTCGGCCCACGCGGCGTCGAGATCGCGCTGGCGGTCCTCACCCTGTGCCGCGGCTCGCTGACCTGA
- a CDS encoding CBS domain-containing protein: MTATGAQRTPAPVRVYCRRLHGLLVLDPNGDQVGRVRDVVVTLRPGHAPPRVLGLAVDVQHRPIFVAMGRVTGVESGAVILSSARLNWRRFAQRVGETLVLGELLDRRVTEVAGGKEVTVVDAAIAPIRSGEWILDQVAVRVGRGRRGDMRTVGWDEVSGFSLPEDGQGAANLLAAFEKLRPADLASMLHDLSYKRRAEVAAALDDERLADVLEELPEDEQVELLGGLAEDRAADVLEAMGPDDAADLLGELPAEDAERLLRLMEPEEAAPVRQLLRYADDTAGGLMTSEPVILAPNATVAEALARVRAPELSPALAAQVYVVRPPYETPTGRYLGLAHFQRLLREPPATLIGAVIDADVRPLRPDTHLAEVTRHLASYNLVAAPVLDDGGRLVGVVTVDDVLDHLLPADWRERQLDDDVEHHAAEEYPTLDDDFDDFGRGDDPERDRVKLAQEAPPTEPGPDGPGVDQADEEPGR; encoded by the coding sequence GTGACGGCGACCGGGGCACAGCGTACGCCGGCGCCGGTCCGGGTCTACTGCCGGCGGCTGCACGGGCTGCTGGTGCTCGACCCCAACGGCGACCAGGTCGGCCGGGTCCGAGATGTGGTCGTCACGCTGCGCCCTGGCCACGCACCCCCCCGCGTGCTCGGCCTGGCCGTGGACGTGCAGCATCGGCCGATCTTCGTGGCGATGGGCCGGGTCACGGGTGTCGAGTCCGGCGCCGTGATCCTGTCGTCGGCGCGGCTGAACTGGCGGCGGTTCGCCCAGCGCGTCGGCGAGACCCTCGTTCTCGGCGAGCTGCTCGACCGCCGGGTCACCGAGGTCGCCGGCGGCAAGGAGGTCACGGTCGTCGACGCCGCGATCGCGCCGATCCGAAGCGGTGAGTGGATCCTCGACCAGGTGGCCGTCCGGGTCGGCCGCGGCCGGCGCGGCGACATGCGCACCGTCGGCTGGGACGAGGTCAGCGGGTTCTCGCTGCCGGAGGACGGCCAGGGCGCGGCGAACCTGCTCGCCGCGTTCGAGAAGCTGCGCCCGGCCGATCTCGCGTCGATGCTGCACGACCTGTCCTACAAGCGGCGGGCCGAGGTCGCGGCGGCGCTGGACGACGAGCGGCTCGCCGACGTGCTGGAGGAGCTGCCCGAGGACGAGCAGGTGGAGCTGCTCGGCGGGCTGGCCGAGGACCGGGCGGCCGACGTGCTGGAGGCCATGGGCCCGGACGACGCGGCCGACCTGCTCGGCGAGCTGCCGGCCGAGGACGCCGAGCGGCTGCTGCGCCTGATGGAGCCGGAGGAGGCCGCGCCCGTCCGCCAGCTCCTGCGCTACGCCGACGACACGGCCGGCGGCCTGATGACCAGCGAGCCGGTGATCCTGGCGCCGAACGCGACGGTGGCCGAGGCGCTCGCCCGGGTGCGCGCGCCCGAACTCTCGCCGGCGCTGGCTGCCCAGGTCTACGTGGTCCGCCCGCCGTATGAGACGCCGACGGGGCGCTACCTGGGTCTGGCACACTTCCAGCGCCTGCTGCGGGAGCCACCTGCGACGCTGATCGGAGCGGTGATCGACGCGGACGTCCGGCCGCTGCGGCCGGACACCCATCTCGCCGAGGTGACCCGTCATCTGGCGTCCTACAACCTGGTCGCCGCGCCGGTCCTCGACGACGGCGGCCGGCTGGTCGGCGTCGTCACGGTCGACGACGTTCTCGATCATCTGCTCCCGGCGGACTGGCGGGAACGGCAGCTCGACGACGACGTCGAGCACCACGCGGCCGAGGAGTACCCGACCCTCGACGACGACTTCGACGACTTCGGCCGGGGCGACGACCCGGAGCGGGACCGGGTGAAGCTCGCCCAGGAGGCGCCGCCGACCGAGCCGGGCCCGGACGGGCCCGGCGTCGACCAGGCGGACGAGGAGCCGGGCCGGTAG
- a CDS encoding CoA ester lyase has protein sequence MSLRPRRSCLAVPGSSTKMLGKAQGLPADQIFCDLEDSVAPGAKESARDNVVAVLNEGDWTGKTRVVRVNDLTTKWTYRDVITVVEGAGANLDCIMLPKVQTAAQVQWLDLLLTQIEQVMGLEVGRIGIEAQIENALGLSNVKDIAFASPRIETIIFGPADFMASMNMPSLVVGALNPDYPGDPFHYPLFKIVEAARARGVQAIDGPFLQIRDVDAFRSVAKKSAALGYDGKWVLHPGQIDAANEVYRPRQEDYDHAELILDAYAWHTSEAGGLRGAVMLGDEMIDEASAKMAQVIAGKGRAAGMQRTKKFEPPAQ, from the coding sequence ATGTCGCTCCGTCCCCGCCGCTCCTGCCTAGCGGTTCCCGGCTCGTCGACCAAGATGCTCGGCAAGGCTCAGGGCCTGCCCGCGGACCAGATCTTCTGTGATCTGGAGGACTCCGTCGCGCCCGGCGCGAAGGAATCGGCCCGCGACAATGTCGTCGCTGTGCTGAACGAGGGCGACTGGACCGGCAAGACCCGAGTTGTCCGGGTCAACGACCTGACCACGAAGTGGACCTACCGCGACGTCATCACCGTCGTCGAGGGCGCCGGGGCGAACCTCGACTGCATCATGCTGCCGAAGGTGCAGACCGCGGCCCAGGTGCAGTGGCTGGACCTGCTGCTCACCCAGATCGAACAGGTGATGGGCCTGGAGGTCGGCCGTATCGGCATTGAGGCGCAGATCGAGAACGCGCTCGGCCTGTCCAACGTCAAGGACATCGCCTTCGCGAGCCCCCGCATCGAGACCATCATCTTCGGTCCGGCCGACTTCATGGCGTCGATGAACATGCCGTCTCTCGTCGTCGGCGCGCTGAACCCCGACTATCCGGGTGACCCGTTCCACTACCCGCTCTTCAAGATTGTCGAGGCGGCCCGCGCCCGCGGCGTGCAGGCCATCGACGGCCCGTTCCTGCAGATCCGCGACGTCGACGCGTTCCGGTCGGTCGCGAAGAAGTCCGCCGCGCTCGGGTACGACGGCAAGTGGGTGCTGCACCCGGGCCAGATCGACGCGGCGAACGAGGTCTACCGGCCCCGCCAGGAGGACTACGACCATGCCGAGCTGATCCTCGACGCGTACGCCTGGCACACCTCGGAGGCCGGTGGCCTGCGCGGCGCGGTCATGCTCGGCGACGAGATGATCGACGAGGCCAGCGCGAAGATGGCCCAGGTCATCGCCGGCAAGGGCCGGGCCGCCGGCATGCAGCGCACGAAGAAGTTCGAGCCGCCGGCCCAGTAG
- a CDS encoding acyl-CoA dehydrogenase family protein, translated as MGRIAQTDGLTEIQADILSAVRTFVDKEILPYATELEHKDEFPAEIVDQMKEMGLFGITIPEQYGGLGESLLTYALVVEEIARGWMSVSGVINTHFIVAYLLLQHGSEEQKARLLPKMATGEVRGAFSMSEPGCGSDVSAITTRATRDGNDYVINGQKMWLTNGARAGVVATLVKTDEGADSVYRNMTTFLLEKEPGFGTTGGLTIPGKLDKMGYKGVETTEMVLDSHRVPATSVLGGPDKTGKGFYQMMDGVEVGRVNVAARACGIMIRAFELAIAYAQQRKTFGHPIADHQAIAFKLAEMATKIEAGHLMMVNAARKKDRGERNDVEAGMAKFLASEYCYEVTTEAFRIHGGYGYSKEYEIERLFREAPFMLIGEGTSEVQKRIISRALLRDYRLAQ; from the coding sequence ATGGGCAGGATCGCGCAGACCGACGGTCTCACGGAGATTCAGGCCGACATTCTGTCGGCGGTCCGCACCTTTGTGGACAAGGAGATTCTGCCGTACGCCACGGAACTCGAGCACAAGGACGAGTTCCCGGCCGAGATCGTCGACCAGATGAAGGAGATGGGCCTCTTCGGGATCACGATCCCGGAACAGTACGGCGGCCTCGGTGAGTCCCTGCTCACCTATGCGCTGGTCGTCGAGGAGATCGCCCGCGGCTGGATGAGCGTCTCCGGCGTCATCAACACCCACTTCATCGTCGCCTACCTCCTGCTCCAGCACGGCTCCGAGGAGCAGAAGGCCCGGCTGCTCCCGAAGATGGCCACCGGCGAGGTCCGCGGCGCGTTCTCGATGAGCGAGCCCGGCTGCGGCTCGGACGTCTCCGCGATCACGACCCGAGCCACCCGCGACGGCAACGACTACGTGATCAACGGCCAGAAGATGTGGCTGACGAACGGCGCCCGCGCCGGCGTCGTCGCCACCCTGGTGAAGACCGACGAGGGCGCCGACTCGGTCTACCGGAACATGACGACGTTCCTGCTGGAGAAAGAGCCCGGCTTCGGCACCACCGGCGGCCTCACCATTCCCGGCAAACTCGACAAGATGGGCTACAAGGGCGTCGAGACCACCGAGATGGTCCTCGACAGCCACCGGGTGCCCGCCACCTCGGTCCTGGGCGGCCCGGACAAGACCGGCAAGGGCTTCTACCAGATGATGGACGGCGTCGAGGTCGGCCGGGTCAACGTCGCCGCCCGGGCCTGCGGGATCATGATCCGCGCCTTCGAGCTCGCCATCGCCTACGCCCAGCAGCGCAAGACCTTCGGCCACCCGATCGCCGACCACCAGGCCATCGCCTTCAAGCTCGCCGAGATGGCCACGAAGATCGAGGCCGGCCACCTGATGATGGTGAACGCCGCCCGCAAGAAGGACCGCGGCGAACGCAACGACGTCGAGGCCGGCATGGCGAAGTTCCTCGCCAGCGAGTACTGCTACGAGGTCACCACCGAGGCCTTCCGGATCCACGGCGGCTACGGCTACTCGAAGGAGTACGAGATCGAGCGGCTGTTCCGGGAGGCGCCGTTCATGCTGATCGGCGAAGGCACCTCCGAGGTCCAGAAGCGCATCATCAGCCGCGCCCTGCTGCGCGACTACAGACTCGCCCAGTAG
- a CDS encoding PHP domain-containing protein, which yields MAGIDLHTHSTASDGLLAPAALVAAAAAAGVRVLALTDHDTTGGIAEAAAALPAGMTLVPGAEISCEVRVADGRVISLHVLAYLFDPAEPEFLAMRRRVRESRDSRARRMVELMVADGLPVSWEQVQARALGTVGRPHVAGALLDAGLISDLDEAFGPKWIGSRGPYHARKEQPDVADALRLIQGAGGVSVFAHPYAAARGPIVGPDTIEYMASLGLDGIEVDHPDQEPAARDRLRGLAASLGLLMTGSSDFHGTREGPGHGLGTHSTDPDALAEIIDRGSGDTPRSA from the coding sequence TTGGCGGGCATCGACCTGCACACCCACTCGACCGCGTCCGACGGGCTGCTGGCCCCCGCGGCGCTGGTGGCCGCCGCGGCGGCCGCGGGTGTCCGGGTGCTCGCGCTGACCGACCACGACACGACCGGCGGAATCGCCGAGGCGGCGGCCGCGCTGCCGGCCGGGATGACGCTGGTGCCGGGCGCCGAGATCTCCTGTGAGGTGCGGGTCGCCGACGGACGGGTGATCAGCCTGCATGTCCTCGCGTACCTGTTCGACCCGGCGGAGCCGGAGTTCCTGGCGATGCGACGGCGGGTGCGGGAGAGCCGGGACTCCCGGGCCCGCCGGATGGTGGAGCTGATGGTGGCGGACGGACTACCGGTCAGCTGGGAACAGGTTCAGGCCCGGGCGCTGGGAACGGTCGGCCGGCCGCACGTCGCCGGCGCGCTGCTCGACGCCGGGCTGATCTCCGACCTCGACGAGGCGTTCGGGCCGAAGTGGATCGGCAGCCGGGGTCCCTACCATGCGCGCAAGGAGCAGCCAGACGTCGCCGACGCGCTCCGGCTGATCCAGGGCGCCGGCGGGGTGAGCGTCTTCGCGCACCCCTACGCGGCTGCCCGAGGCCCCATCGTCGGGCCGGACACGATCGAGTACATGGCCTCGCTGGGCCTCGACGGCATCGAGGTCGACCACCCCGACCAGGAACCGGCCGCCCGGGACCGGTTGCGGGGCCTCGCGGCCAGCCTCGGTCTGCTGATGACCGGTTCGAGCGACTTCCACGGCACCCGCGAGGGCCCGGGCCATGGACTCGGCACGCACAGCACCGACCCCGACGCGCTGGCCGAGATCATCGACCGTGGGTCCGGTGACACCCCGCGCTCGGCCTGA